One segment of Methylotuvimicrobium sp. KM2 DNA contains the following:
- a CDS encoding carbon-nitrogen hydrolase, translating into MSSNIIVSAIQQPCNADKAGNLNLSIDLIKEAKQSGANLAVLPELHLGPYFCQNEDFNRFATAEPIPGPSTEILSQAAKDQEIVIVSTIFEKRAPGLYHNTAVVFDTDGSIAGKYRKMHIPDDPGYYEKYYFTPGDIGFKPIETSIGKLGVMVCWDQWYPEGARLMALAGADILIYPTAIGWDPADTNEEKQRQLDAWITIQRAHAVANGLPVVACNRIGFEASPDDASTGIDFWGSSFITGPQGEFLAQAGASEQIILTQELDRARNERVRQIWPYLRDRRIDEYGNLIKRFID; encoded by the coding sequence ATGAGCTCGAACATCATCGTCAGCGCGATTCAACAACCTTGTAACGCCGACAAAGCCGGCAACCTGAATCTTTCGATCGACTTAATCAAAGAGGCTAAACAATCCGGTGCTAACTTAGCCGTTTTGCCGGAATTACATTTAGGCCCGTATTTTTGCCAGAACGAAGATTTTAACCGCTTCGCCACGGCCGAACCGATTCCAGGGCCCAGTACCGAAATACTGTCTCAAGCCGCCAAGGATCAAGAAATCGTCATCGTATCGACAATATTCGAAAAGCGCGCACCTGGCCTTTATCATAACACTGCCGTGGTTTTCGACACAGACGGCAGCATTGCCGGCAAATACCGCAAGATGCATATTCCCGACGATCCCGGTTATTATGAAAAATATTACTTCACGCCCGGCGACATCGGTTTCAAACCTATAGAGACCTCGATCGGTAAATTAGGCGTGATGGTTTGCTGGGACCAGTGGTATCCGGAAGGCGCGCGTTTGATGGCACTGGCAGGCGCCGATATTTTGATTTATCCGACCGCGATCGGTTGGGATCCGGCCGATACTAACGAGGAAAAGCAGCGCCAACTCGATGCCTGGATCACGATTCAACGCGCGCACGCGGTCGCTAACGGACTACCGGTCGTTGCCTGCAACCGCATCGGATTCGAAGCATCGCCGGACGATGCCTCGACAGGTATCGATTTCTGGGGAAGCAGCTTCATTACCGGACCGCAAGGCGAATTTCTCGCGCAAGCCGGAGCTAGCGAGCAAATCATCTTAACCCAGGAATTGGACCGCGCGCGTAACGAGCGCGTCAGGCAAATATGGCCTTATCTGCGCGACAGAAGAATTGACGAGTACGGCAATTTAATTAAACGATTTATCGATTAA
- a CDS encoding agmatine deiminase family protein codes for MIRFPAEWEKQSAVLIAWPDQSGDFGGNLNDVEQSYRFIAETICRYESLIILCKSAVQQRHIETLLPVEKSGIRFIHADYNDIWVRDTAFLTVEKDGKPLLLNFRFNGWGGKYEHAADNALNRNLLKHAPFASNPHLDIDMVLEGGSVESDGEGTILTTKQCLLNPNRNPELNRDQIEAQLQKHFGAERVLWIDQENLDGDDTDAHIDTLARFCSSDTIAYTSSNDPSEKHYQSLKNMEAQLKAMKMISGEPYKLVALDLPKPIFDADGKRLPANYSNFLIINDAVMVPVYDDPMDQTAVDKLAECFPQHEIIATPCRPIVHQYGSLHCMTMQFPATISTN; via the coding sequence ATGATCCGTTTTCCAGCAGAATGGGAAAAACAATCCGCCGTACTGATTGCATGGCCTGATCAATCCGGCGATTTCGGGGGGAATCTCAACGACGTCGAACAAAGCTATCGCTTCATCGCCGAAACGATCTGCCGTTATGAATCGTTGATCATCTTGTGCAAGAGCGCTGTTCAGCAACGACATATCGAAACGCTGTTACCAGTCGAAAAATCCGGTATCCGTTTCATACATGCCGATTACAACGACATCTGGGTTAGAGATACGGCATTTCTGACCGTCGAAAAAGACGGCAAGCCGCTATTGCTAAATTTCCGTTTCAACGGCTGGGGCGGCAAATACGAACATGCGGCCGACAATGCCTTGAATCGGAATCTACTGAAACACGCCCCGTTCGCAAGCAACCCGCATCTCGACATCGACATGGTACTCGAAGGCGGCAGCGTCGAAAGCGACGGCGAAGGCACGATATTGACGACCAAACAATGCCTGCTCAATCCGAACCGGAATCCGGAATTGAACAGGGATCAAATCGAGGCGCAATTACAAAAGCATTTCGGCGCCGAGCGCGTATTGTGGATCGATCAGGAAAATCTCGACGGCGATGACACCGATGCCCATATCGACACGCTCGCCCGCTTCTGCAGTTCCGACACAATCGCCTATACCAGCAGCAACGATCCGTCCGAGAAGCATTACCAAAGCCTAAAAAACATGGAGGCACAGCTTAAGGCCATGAAAATGATTAGCGGCGAACCGTACAAGTTGGTTGCGCTGGATTTGCCGAAACCGATTTTCGACGCAGACGGCAAGCGTTTACCCGCCAATTACTCGAACTTTCTGATCATTAATGATGCTGTCATGGTTCCAGTTTACGACGATCCAATGGATCAAACCGCCGTCGATAAACTAGCCGAATGTTTCCCTCAACACGAAATCATTGCCACGCCCTGCCGGCCGATCGTGCATCAATACGGCAGCCTGCATTGCATGACGATGCAGTTTCCGGCAACTATCTCGACAAATTAA
- the recN gene encoding DNA repair protein RecN, with translation MLLNLSINDLAVVKTLDLDVNAGMSVLTGETGAGKSILLTALGLALGDRADSGYIRPNSKRAEINLEFDLSDAPLAKTWLEENELDDDQHCLIRRIINHDGRSKAYINNRPVTLQTLQELSEKLVEIHGQHAHLTLLHSDEQRRLLDVFAGNQVLLEQVNTYFQQWQQNNRELQALKKASVDSIEREELLRYQLDELQQLDLNHFNYAEIVDEHSKLAHLEEILSTGHRQLDLLYENDEQSLNRLLLQSTHALNDLTRFAPDIESINGILNEAQIQIEEAAHQLRRYLDNLEADPLRLEVLENQIGIIQSLCRKHHVQPEELPELATNLEQELNNLTHSGERIEELTDKVEKLLAKYGELADQLTRQRQQGGRQLQSRISAMIKELGMPQGEFIVKISPLDNSLPRADGQDKVEFLVSANPGLPAKPLAKVASGGELSRISLAIQVTTSHDKTTPTMIFDEVDSGIGGGIAEIVGQKLRALSLNRQVMCVTHLPQVASQAHHHLYVSKNNRSDITTSNVRPLAPEERVEEIARMLGGVNITENTLAHAREMLFQSISDTSSTL, from the coding sequence ATGCTATTAAATCTTTCCATTAACGACCTAGCTGTCGTCAAAACATTAGACTTGGATGTGAACGCCGGAATGTCGGTTTTAACAGGCGAAACCGGCGCCGGAAAATCGATTTTACTGACCGCACTTGGCTTAGCACTGGGCGATCGAGCCGATTCCGGCTATATTCGACCGAACAGTAAACGTGCTGAAATCAATTTGGAATTCGATTTATCCGATGCCCCTCTGGCGAAAACATGGCTTGAAGAAAATGAACTGGATGATGATCAACACTGCTTGATTAGACGCATTATCAACCATGACGGTCGATCAAAAGCCTATATCAACAATCGCCCGGTTACATTACAAACTCTACAAGAACTGAGCGAAAAGCTAGTTGAAATACACGGACAACATGCGCATTTGACTTTACTTCATAGCGATGAACAACGCCGACTGCTAGATGTGTTTGCCGGCAATCAAGTCCTTTTGGAACAGGTCAATACCTATTTTCAACAATGGCAGCAAAACAATCGGGAGTTACAGGCCCTGAAAAAAGCCAGTGTCGATAGTATCGAGCGCGAGGAATTATTGCGCTACCAACTCGACGAATTGCAACAACTCGACTTGAACCACTTCAATTATGCCGAAATTGTGGATGAACATAGTAAACTAGCGCATTTGGAAGAAATTCTATCGACCGGACATCGGCAACTCGATTTGCTCTACGAAAACGACGAACAATCGCTCAATCGTCTGCTGCTGCAATCGACTCATGCTTTGAACGATTTAACGCGTTTTGCGCCGGATATCGAATCTATCAACGGCATTTTAAACGAAGCACAAATTCAGATTGAAGAAGCCGCTCACCAATTGCGTCGTTATTTGGACAACCTAGAAGCCGACCCATTGAGACTGGAAGTGCTGGAAAATCAAATCGGCATTATTCAAAGTCTCTGCCGTAAGCATCATGTTCAGCCGGAAGAATTGCCTGAGCTAGCTACCAATCTCGAACAAGAACTCAACAACCTGACGCACAGCGGCGAACGAATCGAAGAGTTGACCGATAAAGTTGAAAAGCTGCTCGCTAAATACGGCGAACTAGCGGATCAATTGACACGACAACGCCAACAAGGCGGCCGGCAGTTGCAAAGCCGAATTTCGGCGATGATCAAAGAGCTCGGCATGCCTCAAGGCGAATTTATCGTGAAAATTTCGCCGCTGGATAACTCGCTTCCGCGCGCCGATGGTCAAGATAAAGTGGAATTTTTAGTGAGCGCCAATCCGGGGCTTCCGGCCAAGCCCCTGGCAAAAGTCGCATCCGGAGGAGAGTTATCACGCATTAGTTTGGCGATTCAAGTCACGACTAGTCACGACAAAACCACGCCGACGATGATCTTCGACGAAGTCGACTCCGGAATCGGCGGCGGCATTGCCGAAATTGTCGGACAAAAGCTACGCGCCTTGAGCCTCAATCGACAAGTCATGTGCGTTACACATCTACCTCAAGTCGCATCGCAAGCCCATCATCATTTGTATGTCTCCAAAAATAACCGGAGCGATATCACGACATCCAATGTCAGGCCGCTAGCCCCCGAAGAACGCGTCGAAGAAATCGCTCGCATGCTCGGCGGCGTTAACATTACCGAAAACACCTTGGCCCATGCCCGAGAAATGCTTTTTCAATCGATCTCCGACACTTCGTCGACTTTATAA
- a CDS encoding IS110 family transposase translates to MADQQINSASLDTQTRIFAGVDVGSKELVLVVRKNGKPFNPQKFSNTPADHARMAKKLNKLSGIIVCMEATGSYHFDLAVALHDAGVKVMVINPKVSHNFAKVLMNNSKTDDVDANTLAVYAERMDFVPWSRPSNEKIALRCFSRRINALTDQKTAAKNQLHALSATVETPKAVLKDAQAAIDQLDKRIDQLTAGALALIEKHPELSRALVLFTSIKGIANTSAIALMGELLILPADMSHREWVKFAGLDPRAFDSGTSVHKKTRISKAGNSQIRAALYMPVWSAVQHDRHIKAYYQHLLDMGKLPLQACCAVMRKLLHAIHGMLKHDKPFDNTRFYAIPSIAE, encoded by the coding sequence ATGGCAGATCAACAAATTAACAGCGCTTCACTTGACACACAAACCCGTATCTTCGCTGGCGTCGATGTAGGATCTAAAGAACTGGTTTTGGTGGTGCGCAAAAATGGCAAACCTTTCAATCCGCAGAAGTTCTCCAATACCCCAGCTGATCATGCCCGGATGGCCAAGAAACTGAACAAATTGTCCGGCATTATCGTGTGCATGGAAGCCACCGGCAGTTATCATTTCGATTTAGCCGTTGCGCTCCATGATGCCGGCGTCAAGGTAATGGTCATCAATCCCAAGGTCTCTCATAACTTTGCTAAAGTGTTGATGAACAATAGTAAAACAGATGATGTGGACGCGAATACTCTGGCGGTGTATGCCGAACGGATGGATTTTGTGCCTTGGTCCCGTCCTTCGAATGAAAAGATCGCTTTACGTTGTTTCTCACGCCGTATTAATGCGCTAACCGATCAAAAAACAGCAGCAAAGAATCAGTTGCATGCCTTAAGCGCAACAGTTGAAACACCCAAAGCCGTGCTAAAAGATGCACAAGCAGCCATCGATCAATTAGATAAGCGTATCGATCAGTTAACGGCTGGCGCCTTGGCATTGATCGAAAAACATCCGGAACTCAGTCGAGCATTAGTTTTGTTCACGAGCATTAAGGGTATTGCCAATACCAGTGCGATTGCCCTCATGGGAGAACTACTGATTTTGCCTGCGGATATGTCGCACCGTGAGTGGGTCAAGTTTGCGGGGCTCGATCCAAGAGCTTTTGATTCCGGCACGAGTGTCCACAAAAAAACGCGTATATCCAAGGCCGGTAACAGCCAGATTCGCGCCGCCCTGTATATGCCTGTCTGGAGCGCTGTGCAGCATGATCGCCATATTAAGGCGTATTACCAACATCTCCTGGATATGGGTAAATTACCGTTGCAAGCCTGTTGTGCGGTCATGCGTAAATTGTTACATGCGATTCACGGCATGCTCAAGCATGATAAACCATTCGATAACACGCGTTTTTATGCAATTCCGTCAATCGCTGAATAG